In Clarias gariepinus isolate MV-2021 ecotype Netherlands chromosome 9, CGAR_prim_01v2, whole genome shotgun sequence, a single window of DNA contains:
- the si:dkey-190g11.3 gene encoding ATP synthase subunit C lysine N-methyltransferase, producing the protein MEDSVDVILQEKIIYHAQEKPTVMAASGAMLMASYGLWTVFALPGFRKVPASLKVPYLPSSTVQTRNVTRLLQGRGGCLADLGSGDGRLVFAASSLGFQCTGFEINSILIGYAKARARWMGIPSAAARFVNDDFWKTDLSPYKNLTVFLAPGVMEVLGRKLEQELAQDARVIACRFPFPHWHASASEGQGLDQAWAYDMATVHKLPS; encoded by the exons ATGGAAGACTCTGTAGATGTCATTCTTCAGGAGAAAATAATATATCATGCTCAAGAAAAGCCGACTGTCATGGCAGCCTCAGGAGCTATGCTTATGGCCTCTTATGGGCTTTGGACAGTTTTTGCTCTGCCTGGCTTTCGAAAAGTGCCAGCAAGTCTAAAG GTGCCATACTTGCCCTCGAGTACGGTACAGACACGGAATGTTACGAGGCTCCTACAGGGCAGAGGAGGCTGTTTGGCAGATCTGGGTTCTGGTGATGGAAGACTG gtGTTTGCTGCCTCGTCACTGGGCTTCCAGTGTACTGGTTTTGAAATAAACTCCATTCTCATAGGCTATGCCAAAGCCAGAGCAAGGTGGATGGGAATTCCAAGTGCTGCAGCACGAtttgtaaatgatgatttctgGAAG ACTGATTTGTCTCCATATAAGAACCTGACAGTCTTCTTGGCGCCTGGAGTG ATGGAAGTACTAGGCAGGAAGCTGGAACAGGAGTTGGCTCAGGATGCCAGGGTGATTGCCTGCCGTTTCCCGTTTCCTCACTGGCATGCTTCAGCGTCAGAGGGACAAGGACTTGACCAAGCCTGGGCCTACGACATGGCTACAGTTCACAAACTCCCATCATGA